A genomic region of Candidatus Delongbacteria bacterium contains the following coding sequences:
- the rfbA gene encoding glucose-1-phosphate thymidylyltransferase RfbA — MKGIILAGGAGSRLHPLTLAISKQLLPIYDKPMIYYPISVLMLAGIRDILIISTPQDLPNFRNLLRNGSQWGVNFEYAEQPQPNGLAEAFIIGEEFIGDNNVCLILGDNIFYGQGLKEKVRNAADLKEGAVIFGYYVSDPERYGVAEFNKNHEVVGLEEKPKEPKSNYAVTGLYFYDNSVVDIAKNIKPSARGEIEITDVNKEYLKRNKLKLELLGRGFAWLDTGTHESLMNASTYVEIIEKRQGLKIACLEEIAIMQKYITYRDIEMSLASYGKSTYAEYLKKLKRYDK, encoded by the coding sequence ATGAAAGGTATAATATTAGCGGGAGGTGCCGGCTCACGATTACATCCCCTTACTTTAGCAATTTCTAAGCAATTGTTACCAATTTATGATAAACCAATGATATATTATCCAATTTCAGTATTGATGTTAGCCGGGATAAGAGATATTTTGATTATCAGCACACCTCAAGATCTACCAAATTTTAGAAATCTTCTCAGAAACGGAAGTCAGTGGGGAGTTAATTTTGAATATGCTGAACAACCTCAACCTAATGGTCTTGCAGAAGCATTTATTATAGGTGAAGAATTCATTGGAGATAATAATGTTTGTCTAATATTGGGAGATAATATTTTTTATGGACAAGGATTAAAGGAAAAAGTCAGAAATGCAGCTGATTTAAAGGAAGGTGCTGTTATTTTCGGTTACTATGTAAGTGATCCGGAAAGATACGGAGTTGCTGAATTTAATAAAAATCATGAAGTAGTTGGTTTAGAAGAAAAACCTAAAGAACCAAAATCAAATTATGCTGTGACTGGACTATATTTTTACGATAATAGTGTCGTCGATATTGCAAAAAATATCAAACCATCAGCTCGTGGTGAAATAGAAATCACAGATGTTAATAAAGAGTATTTAAAAAGAAATAAATTAAAATTGGAATTATTAGGGCGTGGTTTTGCCTGGTTAGATACAGGTACGCATGAATCATTAATGAATGCTTCTACTTATGTGGAAATAATTGAAAAAAGACAAGGTTTGAAGATCGCTTGCCTTGAAGAGATAGCTATTATGCAGAAGTATATTACTTATCGCGACATTGAGATGTCTTTAGCATCATATGGGAAATCAACTTATGCTGAATATTTGAAAAAATTAAAAAGATATGACAAATAG